acgatgtcattcgtctgctaattcccgccgtatacaagaaccaatcagattcactgatggcggctgatggagactgccaccacctctgcaagttgatggcaccggtgcgacaccggtggagcatcaatgacgtcatcggtggaattcggaacaccgtgatgccatcggtttgctcaccggtgagattcggaatacgctctaagaaAACACATACACGCACTCGCTCTGAATAGCTTCATTCCGTTCCTTAGTCAGAGCTGAGAGAATTCCTAATGACAGTAGATAACggtgcttttaaatatttttttttcaattcggAAGAAATCCGTCGATTTTATTTAGAGACTACAGAGGGATTCTTAACAGTTTCTCTTAtgttaagagtaaaaatcaggaCCGTACGGATAGTAAAACAGCGTTAATATTAAggtgaaaatgttttttttatagaaGTATTCATTAGAATTAATAAGGTATTAGAATGTTTTCTCGTACAGTATCCACTCTgcagtggtatataatattacttccACACTGAATACCTGAGATATCGATCTATTAAATTGCTTTATTCAGAAAAACAGACGTGCTATCCCAGCTACATAGACAAAGCCAAAATGAAAACAAGATAAACAAAGAAACTAAAGTACTATATCGAGACCAGTTTCCGTAAATTCATTTATATCACAAAAAGGATTTTTGTACagccagtcacgaataacacacctaaatctattaaaattagcAATATGTGCACTATAAGCAAATTTATTAAACACGGACAATGCAATTCATATAAACCATTGTTTAGACATGGCTAATCTAACCATAGGGCTCTGTATAATTTTGGTTCTAAGATTTGGGTAATCAATTAACAATATTTAATGAGGATTTTTCCGTATTTCCGTAAGTATCTTTACTTATATTGACTGCTTTGTAGATCAAGGTTTGACCCAAAATTTTCAAGGTCACCCTCAGATTATATAATTACAAGATCTGGACTAAACAATTTCTCACCTTCCCTGTAAATGTTTTCGGAAAATAAAGCTATCAGGTAACAGAAGAATGGCCAGTCTGTGCCCTTTCGTTTTCTTCTTATTCActaatattatcatcatcgtcatcaacaaCAGCCTTTCAAGTATATAAACCATTGTCGACCTTTCCCCAATTCTTCCGTCGATTTCTTAATTGGTTGGCATTATTACCTTAAAAGATTTTGCGTATATCCCATCAAAAATGTTCATTATTCTTCATACATTCGGTTTAAACGTTTAAATTAATTCGTTTTCACGTTGCTACATTTGCCAGATTGGGTTCTGCTTTCATTCCATGGTCCTCGATGTTTCTAATAACGTCATCGAAATGTTGTTTATATTATACTTCCATTAATTACATTTACAGGTACGTCAGAAAATATCTTAGACAACAATGGCCATGAATCGTCCCTTTGTCTTTATCTTTGCCATCGTATTTGTGATGGCGGTACGTATCAAAGTATCATCTTTCCACTACATTTAAGtttccaaatttaatttaaattgtacgcTTTTTCTCTGTAATGTATtctttgtgaagaagttataagggagtgaatgtatgaattttatggtTGCAAATGAGTTGGTTTTCTTGGAAAAAGTTTAATTCACAGCAGTAACTTTAAAACTTTTAACTGAATGCTgtagaaaaatatattgtttagGTTTTAAGGACGAacaaataaagaccagtttagacaccggtcatggataaaattattttatttgaaagatttctTATCTTACTTTGGGaaagatattgaaataattccCCATATccttagtcagtttaagagagcagtccattataataataaatgtctgaaataatttaagttttatcctttagatgtgcagaaattagatccgaaaaaatgtaaattttacgttctgcaaaggaattttaaaacgtgaTACTGTATGACGACGTTGTAAACGTTAGTGCTTGGAGAGATGCAGTTCGCGTATGCAAGAAATAGATGAGACAACGAGAAATGATAACATTACTAATTGCTTTTAAAAATAACTcgagaaatttgatttcttgtactTAAGTTTATCGGTTACAACTCTAAATCTTAAAGTAGGATGGAACTGTTTCTAATTGGTTGAAGAAAATGCTTATAGTACGACAAACGGAGATTTCTTAATCCTTAGttagattttttaatataaaataagcttttcttattggctgagatcaccgaatatttaattaaattaaaccgacaattaaaaaatatatatatttttcattttattggttactttaacgtaaaataagcgtaccatatttttaatttttcatttagagttatacatgttttaaatttttttataacttGAAACAATCATGCTTATTGTTTACGATGTCCAGAATATTCCATCGAAATGAGAGTGTagaattacattttaatggttttaattcGGTTTCAAATAAGCATGTCTTATTATCGGTGTTCTCTAATATTGAATTAACATTATGTTGTAgagtttattataaatttttcaaGGTATTGCTTAAAGTGAAGTGAACATTGTTCATTCTCAGTTCTGTAATACAGTTTAAACACAGAACTTATGCGGTATCTCATCAGCATTTTTTGTACGAATTTAAAAACAATGCAGACCTACATAGCAATGAACTTCAACATGACAAGTGAAGGGATTGTGCAGAGCAACACACCTTAATGTGTACTCCCGGTTGGTTGAAATGTTGCACGATCTCATAACGCTTGTATTTTAAAATGCGCGTCTTTCTGGAAAATCAttcaaaacataggaaagtggcatttctcttatttatttatttatcttttggtATTTAATGAAGGAATGTTTCACCGGAATTATTGACATAATTTACGGTTCATCTTGTatgtaagtataggcctacatgggtGTACACCGGTATTTGTGTATTTACTCTCaagaaattatgtacaatttGAATATCATACGTTAATGGTGTCCCTGTTACATTTCAAACTggtatatatagtattttaatattaatatttattaggtAACAAATATGAACAGCATCATAAATGGTATTCTTTAAATGTGATAattaaattactgtaattttttcCTGTCTCCATTTGTAATTTCAGATATTTGCCGCTGACCGCATCCTTGTTGAAGGTGAGTCAAATACCAAATACAGAATAAAGTTCGTTCTTATAATCACTTGATCACAATATCTCAAATCAGTTGGTAGAAATTATACAACAATTcttagaaataatttacatcaataCTTTCTCTTACATGTAAACCTTGCGTAATAATATGtaaatccaccgctgtggagtaacggttagtatgcctgatcgtgaaacgaaaGTGCCCGGGTTTAATTCCTGATTGAGTCAAGTTACCTGATTAAcattttttcggagttttccctcaaaccattacgagtaaatgctgagtaactttcgacgctggaccccgaactcatttcgcggcattatcatcttcatctcactcagacgctatataaccagaGCAGTtataaaagcgtcgtaaaataaccaattaaaaataacatgtaGGTTTGTTACGTATGTGACACTGTCCATGTGTCTCTGAGGTGAAGCGAGTTGACGATGATCGATAGAAAAGATTAATTTAAGAATGTGTTTAAGTCAAGCAAAAAGAAATCAAAGTaaccatattaataatattacacaatagtatattacgatacatggttgggaagtgctttttgaaaaaagtcgaggaaaagtttgaaaaacgagcaaagCGAATCTTTCAACTTTCCAGTTTTTgtagtgcacttcacaaacgtgtactgTACAGTATTCTTTGCACGCgcctatatattgaaaataatttttttatatattaatataattataatactacGTATGTTAGACTATGCTGACTGATTCTCAGCAAGACGTTTTTCATAGGTGTCGGTAATTAGCAGGAGTAGTTTTAATTAGaaccctagagcagttatttgtaatatttcgacATACTTATTTAGGTTAGTAACTCTGTATTTAGTAAAATCAACTTCAAATAGTGGCAGCCATATGCTGTAACAACGAAAAAATACAcgtacaggccagtttctgtcggatgcttttctaattcactgcgggctaaagcaagcagatgcactaaaatttttactttttaactttgctgtagaatagGATGCCATAgcaagtccaggataacagagaggttttggaattgaacgggttacatcagcttcttgtttatgcggatgacgtgactatgttgagagaaaatccataaactattagggaaaacaatgGAAATTTACTTGAAGGAAATAAAGAGATAAGTTCGCATGTGAAtctcgaaaaggcaaagtatatgattatgtctcatgaccataatattgtacgaaattgaaatataaaaattggaaatttatcctttcacgAGATgggaaaatttaaaaacattggtgcaacagtaacgaatataaatgacactcgggagcaaattaaacgcagaataaatatgagaaatgcgtgttattactcgggtgagaagcttctgtcatccagtctaaTCTAAAAAAGTATCAAACTTAGaattcacaaaataattatattaccggctgtaCTGTATggtttgtaaaacttggactgtcaTTTTGAgagggaacagaggttaagagagTTTGAGAGAAAATAGCTTAGGAGAATATtcggggtaagagggatgaagttatatgagaatggagaaagttacacaacacagatcagcacgcactgtattcttcacctgacataaacaggaatattaaatccagacgttttagatgagGAGGGCATGTAACTGGTACgggctaatccagaaatacaaatagaatgttacatgggagaccggagggaataagggTTTCGGGGAGATCGAGGAgtaaatgggaggatattattaaaatggattagggggaggtgggatacaatggtagagactgaattaatcttgcataggatagcgaccgatggcgggcttatgtgcggcCAATgaactccggattccttaaaagccataggtAAGTGAGTATAATGAAGAAGTATCGATCATCTTTATGCCAGAGTTAATTTGAACAAGTATATAATGTGTGCATAATGTACTCGCAGACaatccactgatcaatcgtcaacacattcacttcttgcatgatggcggtCCTGCACACTTcaatcgtacggctcgccggtacttggatcaaaggtttcctgatcgatggataggtagaggtggcccaattgcttggcctctacgctcacctgatctgaaccctctcgatttctacttgtggagccatttaaagtcactggtttattcgtctccggtgcctgatttggaatcccttcggaatcgaattgtggcatgttctgaggacatacgcaatactcctggagtttgggatcgtgttcgcaggtcaatgagacatcgatgtgaggtctgtattcaagcaggagatgacattttgaacatcttctgtaatgacaacgacctgcggaaagaaaaacgttccggtgaatttcaatgttgtgaaagccataactcggaaatgaagcatttccggacacatgttgtaatgaactattttgtttgtctacatgtgggaaatacatacctgaaattatgccccgtattttttaaacacactATATAGTGAAGTCCGGTGATGATTTCAGTCTTCCAGTGGGTTGGTTATCTTCTTTAGCAGTATGGTCTTCGCGGAAAAGTCGAGACCATAAGGAAAGGGTGCTACTGTGTACTGTAGAGTCACCACACACCTCTCTAAGCAAATCATACTGTGGCGGCAGGGCGAACATTCTAGTTGTGTCTGGCCGCGTCGGGGAGTTTCGCGAGCGTCCTGCGGAAGGAAGGGCGCGGCGAGACGAGACTCAAGCTTCGGTAGATGCGTAGCGTGATGCGGGGCGACGCGGAGCAACAGAGAGAACTGCGGGCTCTGTGCAGAGTGGTTGGGACTGACGTAAGGATACGTCTGGAGAGCGATTGTTGTAGAAGCTAAGCGATGCAGTACCTTCGAGAGAGtgtcatcaaataaataaaaagcgcAAGCAACCTTCGACGTAAGTCAGTTTGTGAATCAGAagcgagcgagcaaggaagccagccttcgagaccggaaTTCGACGTGAGGAAGACCGCAAATGTGGCAGCGACAGGGCGAGGATCTGATTTAAAGGTGTAGTGAACTTGAGTAGGGCCGTAACTCTGGCAGCGACCAgggagtgcggcgtatccggaagtcttgggttcgaagtgcagtgaactgtatcagGAAGTCTTGGgatcgaagtgcagtgaactgtatgaGTGAGCTacaagaactagccaaggcgaacgaactttGAACTGCGAACTGACAGTTTTATTTGTACATAgtactttgtgaacattagttgagattatgagtacattgttgttcttctcattAATTCACGTGAATTGTTGTTGTCGTTCtttggagtgcaataacgactactgtgttgagtggaatactaATTGTTGATGGGTGTGTGattaaatatagaaagaaaaatccattattgttgaataaaatttgCAGTACAATTCCGGCGCCGTATGCTCACGTAAAGTTTCTGCTTCATTAATGAGCTTTGATCTCAGACAGTGACGTCATCTGACTGATTATTGTTGTCCATATGAATCGCTTTTACACAAAAAGATATTAAGCAATTTAATTGAACTTACACAGAATCGTTCGGAATAACTCTCACTATAAACGCTACAAATGACAACCAGGCATACCATCGATTAGGAGTGCATGCGCAGTGAGCATTACGTGTCGGATCAATCTCGTATTTGAACTTTGTAATTAAACATTTGTGAGTATatattatagctcgcgcaagaaacgattaccgaaaaccaatggtggcgttgctgtctgttttgacgtgtgtatgtaggcacgccgagggaggggggagaggtgcgagccaaTGGAAGTaatgtctcttccaagaagatgaacagatgaggacatcgctgtggaaataaagaacgtagcaagagataaattcgaagctaattaaacgcgcaacatatgtttacgaatgaaataataataccgtgcgatacaagacacgtattcacattcaatggaacaaactaaagtcgtaatgtaactatcacaacgcaagaatgattctatcgatgtcatttctctttcgactgtactcttgaatataattcaagttatctcgtgaccattcctctcgcccgctcttccttatcgcagtgtttgttTCGctttccttccgtcggtaatccgttcttgcgagacctatactacTATACGTCAGATAGAACACCATGCCAGGTTCTGCATATCGATACTTAGGGACGTAATCTGAAGTTCGAAAATAGTTTGAAGTAGAAGCTGAATCTAGGAGGTGAACAGAACAAAAGTCCAGCTTTTGATGATGATCTCTGTTACAGGTGTGAAATGTACCACTGGTGAAGAGTGTCTGAAGTACTGTCAAGAAACCAATTTTGGCAGATGCTACAAAAATGAATGCCACTGCTACCATTTTGActaggaaaggaaaaaaaaaaattcgaagtcgaacctgaaaataaataattatatgaattagtaCGATTTTCGTTTATTTACCTAAGTATTGCCTCATTAAAAACTTACCAATTCGCTAAGCGTATACAGTTCCTGAATTCcgttctattatattttattgatctATATAGGACACAGTTATTGTTTTATTCTCTTTCACTTTTAAGGGTACTCCGAGGGGAAATCTCAATTTCCTGTACTAATCCAACTAGAAATCTCAAATTTTGCACATTATTATGATAAACATAATTAGCGCGTATACcaagttttataaatttggttTAAAATAGTGTGAGTTGTTaccagttttgtaaaattaaattgccTTTAAAAAAATCGCCATTTCTCctacaatatttaacatttttgccAAAATGAATTTTTCGTAACTTTCAAATCCTTCCAAACAAAAGTTACTAACCAGGGTTTCGTTAGTttcaacaaaaattataaaaataattattttgtattgtcaATCATAAAAACGATAAAAAATGACCAACAGTTGCAAACATCCTGTTAGTAAGTCTTGTTACACACAAAGTCAAAATTCCtcacaaaaaatcatgcatgtagtaggAATAAATTTTGTAGGAGAAGTAGGATTTAGAAAAGCAAATTGCAGAAAATTTGAAAaccgaaaaaattatttttgaattttaaatacctaCAGAGAGCGAATAGCCTTTTAAACATGGCACCCGTAACATGCAATAGGAGGGGCATAAGGCCATGAAAATTGCCCCAGAGTACCCTTAGACCACAAACATTTTTAGTGTCAACACATGAAATGTGAATTATTGACCAAAAATCACAAATTTTCCTATGCTATTCTGTAGTTAGAGTAGGGAAGATAGGACGTGTCCTGTGATCTTACCATGTACCTTGACTATGTCACCAATGGGTATGAAAGGGGAAGAGttcagtctgagatgaactttagCATCGGCAGATTCCTATATGCTATACTATCACGAAGCAAACTCCCTTTCTGATATCTCATTCTTTCCTCACTTGCACAGTTTACACGATAGGTCTCGCTTCTTTTTCTGTACTGCGTAATTTAGTAATCATCCACAAGCGTGATTTGTGTGTTAGCCAGCGCAACTCTTTCTCAGAGGAGCGCTTTGACTGGATTTGATTTCGCTTGACCTGGTTATATAGGTGTTTTTACGCATTTCCTTACTGAAAGTCCAATGACAGGtattacttccttacaaatggcctttaaagaaaccggaggttcactgccgccttcgcataagctcgccatcggtctctGTCTTGAATGAGATTAATCCAGTAGCTATCATcttaacccacctccctcaaatccatttttatattacacatccatctatgtctcggcataTTCAAAAacgtttttccctccggtctctcaattaacactctatatgcctctctcgattggcccatacgtgctacatgtcctaacCATCACAAACAACTGAATTTAAAGTTTGTAATTAAAACagagtgaagaatacaatgtgtgcaattctgcgttgtgtaactttctccattctcctgtaacttcatctttcttagccccaaatattttcctaagcacctcattctcaaacacccttaacccctgTTCTTCTCTCGAAGTaggaatccaagtttcacaatcttacagaacaactggtaatgtaactgttaaTGACAGGCATTACCATTCTTATTTATGTGACCAAATAGCAGCACGCTTGATATTTTTTATGCAGTTCATATAGGCCTAGCATATACGATTAAGAAATTATTTCTGTTCAAGTGGTTGGAGTATCGGCGGATGACACCGGGTCCTATTCCTTAAAACGATTGTTTTGACTAGTGAAAAGAAAAGGATAAAAAAGCACAAAATTTCCACTATCAGATGATCGTTTTTCCTAAACATAGAGATAAGTAAACTGAGTTTTACTGGGACTAGTGTGAACACTTTAGGTGATTTTGACTAATCGAGGACATTTGGTCAAAGTTTCAGTCATCTTCTGAGTTACTTTTGAAGCAAAGAACAAGAATACAGTACACAACAAAATATTGCGATTaattgtttcaaatgaaaatttttaatacagaatcctaaaagaaatgcatatacaaAGGTTTGTTT
This region of Periplaneta americana isolate PAMFEO1 chromosome 13, P.americana_PAMFEO1_priV1, whole genome shotgun sequence genomic DNA includes:
- the LOC138712058 gene encoding uncharacterized protein isoform X2, translated to MAADGDCHHLCKLMAPVRHRWSINDVIGGIRNTVMPSVCSPIFAADRILVEGYCTRPMCKGSCRSRKHLTGRCQSNRYLPLTVALLKVCHVQLDQTV
- the LOC138712058 gene encoding uncharacterized protein isoform X5 — encoded protein: MAADGDCHHLCKLMAPVRHRWSINDVIGGIRNTVMPSVCSPIFAADRILVEGTPENILDNNGHESSLCLHLCHLNCDDDICR
- the LOC138712058 gene encoding uncharacterized protein isoform X3 translates to MAADGDCHHLCKLMAPVRHRWSINDVIGGIRNTVMPSVCSPIFAADRILVEGVKCTTGEECLKYCQETNFGRCYKNECHCYHFD